The Bubalus kerabau isolate K-KA32 ecotype Philippines breed swamp buffalo chromosome 10, PCC_UOA_SB_1v2, whole genome shotgun sequence sequence CGATCGAAGGAGCGCGTGTTGGTCTCCTGGCGCACCTTCTCGCGCACGTGGAAGGAGGCGCGGGCTGTGGAGCGAGCGCTCTCCAGCGCGCTGCGCCGCTCCCGAGACAGCTGCTCGCTGCGCTCCAGCTTGCGTCCGATGGCTTGGAGCAGCTCCCGCCGGCGGCAGTCTTCGTCCCTCTCCACCTTCTCCTTGTTGGCGCGCTGGGCCCGCTCCTTCTCCATCCGGCTCTGGCCCACGCGCCGCGCCTTCTGCTGCACCGCCTCCTCGGCCGCCTGCGCCGCGTGCTGAAGCCGCCGCTCGCCTGCCCGGGCCAGCGCCTCCAGGTGCGCCTGATGCTCGCGCTCCTTGCGCTCAGCAGCCTCTTTGGCCCGCCGGCCCTGCAGCTCCTCCCGCCGGGCCCGCTCGCGCAGCTCCCGGGTGCGCTGCTCCACCAACTGCTCGTAATTCTCCTGCGCGCGGCCCAAGCTGGCCTCCAGGGAACTCCGCAGGCCCTCGCGCTCCTGGCGTTCCTGCCGGGCCCGACCTTTCAACAACGCCTCGTGGCGCGCCCGCTCCGCCCGGCTAAGCTCCCGTTTCTCCCGCTGCAACtggccctcctgctgctgcttgaCCTGGGCCGCACGCTTAGCGCGCTCCCTGCGGACCTGCTCGGCCCGCTCGCGCACCTCCTGCAGACCCTCCTCCCGCTGCTTCAGGTTCTGTTCCTGCTGCAGCTTGCGCTGCCGATCCTCCCGGGCCGTGCGCTCCGCCCGCTCCCGCCGCAGCAGTCCCTGGCGCTCGGCCAGCTCCCGCCGCCGCTCCTCGCTGCGCTCGCACTGTCGCTGCCGGCGCCGCGCCTCCTCGCGTTCCTCGCGACCCCGGCGGCCGCGCCGCTCCTCCACCTGCGCGGCCCAGGCCCGGCGGCCCTGCTCCAGGGCGCGTTGCTTCTCGCGCTCCTCGCGCTCCCGCCGCTGCTCGGCGCGGACGCGCTGCTGCTCCCACTGGCCGTGGGCCGCGGCGCGCTGCTCCAGCAGCAGGCGCTCCTCCTGGTGCCGCGCCAACATCAGCGCCGCGATCTTCCGGTCGCGCTCAGGCACCCCACGTAGACCCCGCTCGGCGCGCACTTGGCGCACGATGCGCTCCACGTGCTGAGCTGTCTGGGGCGAGTGGCTCAGGTCGCCGAGGCTGAAGCTGCGGCCGGTGAGCGGAACCAGGGCCAGGGCGGATGGGCGGCCCAGGGGGTTGGGAGCCGAGGCCGCCGACCCCGCCGCGCAGCTGTTCCTGGCCGAGGCCCGCGGCGGCCAGTGCAGTTCCCGTAGGCTCTCTCCGCTGTAGGACGACGACGACGCTCCGGACTCGGAGCTGAGGGCGCCCTCCCGCCGGCGGGACAGGGAGTCCAGTGAGTGGCTCTTCCTACCTGCCCGCGACCCCGCGGGCGGGGGTTGGGTCCGGGCCGGGGACGGGCTGGAGGAGGCCTTGCGAGCGGCGCGCGGGGCAGGCGAGGCCGGGAGGCTggcgctgctgcagctgctgctgctgcccgcGCTGGGGGCCGAGGCCGTGGCGGCCGCGGGGCCCAACGGCGTGAAGAGGCGCCGCTTCTCCTCGCGCACAATGCGCTCGCGCTCGGCCCGGCACTGCTGCAGCTTGGCGCGCCGCTCCGCCTCGTAAGCCTCATACAGCCCAGTGGCCACTCGCATCGAGCGGCCGGGAGCCTCGCGCACCAAGTCCGCCAGGGCCCGGGGCAGCAGCTCCACAGGCTTAACGG is a genomic window containing:
- the CCDC177 gene encoding coiled-coil domain-containing protein 177, producing MVDPVPEEEKLGAEPRGSGGDEAAASVPPDSQGAQQPTASSASASAVAPRKAEVPPAAEGGQREQSPLLHLDLFNFDCPEAEGSRYVLTSPRSLEACARCAVKPVELLPRALADLVREAPGRSMRVATGLYEAYEAERRAKLQQCRAERERIVREEKRRLFTPLGPAAATASAPSAGSSSSCSSASLPASPAPRAARKASSSPSPARTQPPPAGSRAGRKSHSLDSLSRRREGALSSESGASSSSYSGESLRELHWPPRASARNSCAAGSAASAPNPLGRPSALALVPLTGRSFSLGDLSHSPQTAQHVERIVRQVRAERGLRGVPERDRKIAALMLARHQEERLLLEQRAAAHGQWEQQRVRAEQRREREEREKQRALEQGRRAWAAQVEERRGRRGREEREEARRRQRQCERSEERRRELAERQGLLRRERAERTAREDRQRKLQQEQNLKQREEGLQEVRERAEQVRRERAKRAAQVKQQQEGQLQREKRELSRAERARHEALLKGRARQERQEREGLRSSLEASLGRAQENYEQLVEQRTRELRERARREELQGRRAKEAAERKEREHQAHLEALARAGERRLQHAAQAAEEAVQQKARRVGQSRMEKERAQRANKEKVERDEDCRRRELLQAIGRKLERSEQLSRERRSALESARSTARASFHVREKVRQETNTRSFDRMVREAQLHASLDRK